CATGAACTCGCGATTGCTTGGGTTGATCCCTAGCGTTGCAACGCGCGCGGTGGCGACATCGCCGAACACTGGGATCGGAGCACCCCATTGAATCACACCAGCCCGACGAATAGTGCTCGTGTCCATCCGGTCCACGAGGCTCGCGAGAGTAGCGTACAGCATGCGTCACCTATGTAGAAGACAGTGGGCTCGGACGATGTCGAAGGAGGTCGGCAATTCAGATACCGCGGGGATACCTACGGTCCTTGTCCTCCGAGAAACTACATCGTGACAAGCCGTGCTTCTACTGCCGGTTTGAACGCATCACCGATCTCTCCGTGAATTCGCATTATGTCATCGCGGCGACCCTGTCTTCGGTACGTCAACACAAGGAGAAGTCGTACCAAATCTGCCCAGTATGGATCAAGCTCTCCGAGAGTGGTGGCGGGCGTATCTCCCTCCATGCGAATCTGCGCTTCAAGTTCAATGAGACGACGGACAGCCGCCCATGGATCACCCTCCGGCATTTCGGGCATAAGCGAGTCGGGCTGCCATCCCTCCCGCAAGAACGCACTGACGTTTGGTTGATCGCGAGCGTAGAGATGAAGGCTACCAGCGAAGTGCACGTAGCGACCCATGTTGATACCAAGACTGCGCGCGAATATCTCCTGAAGCATAGTGAAGCAGAAGATGTCGTGCGGCAGGCCGAGATACGCATCGTTTGAGCGCATGCTGACCACCATATGGAGCCGTTCATCGCGTCTCAGCAACTGGAGCGTGCAAGTGCAAGGCACTTCTTTGTGATCGGCCGCGATGTCCTCTGCCGAGAAAAGCTGGATAACAGCTCGCCGCGTCGAAGGACGTGACCTCAACAGCGTCAGTACGCTCTCAATCTGGTTGATGCCGCGCTGAGCGAAGAATCGAGGACCGTATCCACCGTGAATGATGCCATTGTCGGCATCGTTTGCGTACTTGGAAATGTAGTGACTTATTTGGTCAAGCGCATTGCTACCTGAAAGATACCAGATCAGTTCACCTAGTGCGCTGATCACGCGCCCGCGAGACTCCGTCACACTGAGACGTGCTCGAGGGTTTCGGAGTTCAAGACTCGCGCCGATCAGCTCCTGCGTGCCGCCGCGCGATGCGTCGTTGGCGCAACCGTGCGCTCGAATCGCAGTGAAGACGACTTGCAGAAGGTCGTCTAACGATTCCTCGCAGCACGAGATTATCATGGTGTCGGCAAGGCAGTGAGGGGCGAACGATCGACCATGGTTAATGCGCAAACCTGCAAGCAGCTTCCTGATGGGGCAAGGCCTCGAATGCTGTTTGGATCAGAGGGTCATTTCTGCTTTGTCCGGCCGCCAGCACCAAGAATGTAGTATACCATCTTAGGTCGCGTTAACCCTTCTCAGGGCGAGGACGGTCATTGACGGCAGGTCTCTCCATCCCCGCAGGCAAATGATGATTTCGCACTCGTCCGGGATCATTTTATCTCCGAAGCTATCATCTATAAAAAAGAGTCCCATGAACCTCCCCACCACGAAGTCTCCCCCCTTCGACTGGCCCGGTCGCTCCGGCGAGATCTGGCGCGACAACCAGGCCCGCCTCGACCGCATGCTCGCGCCGTGCGGCACAGCAGCCATCACGGCCGCCGCTCCCACCC
The sequence above is drawn from the Gemmatimonas aurantiaca genome and encodes:
- a CDS encoding thymidylate synthase, which codes for MIISCCEESLDDLLQVVFTAIRAHGCANDASRGGTQELIGASLELRNPRARLSVTESRGRVISALGELIWYLSGSNALDQISHYISKYANDADNGIIHGGYGPRFFAQRGINQIESVLTLLRSRPSTRRAVIQLFSAEDIAADHKEVPCTCTLQLLRRDERLHMVVSMRSNDAYLGLPHDIFCFTMLQEIFARSLGINMGRYVHFAGSLHLYARDQPNVSAFLREGWQPDSLMPEMPEGDPWAAVRRLIELEAQIRMEGDTPATTLGELDPYWADLVRLLLVLTYRRQGRRDDIMRIHGEIGDAFKPAVEARLVTM